The following coding sequences lie in one Nocardioides sambongensis genomic window:
- a CDS encoding flavodoxin family protein, giving the protein MARLLVVHHSPTRSLRTLTDAVVAGAGDEAIEGVEVVVRPALEATAEDVLAADGYLLGTSANFGYMSGALKHFFDSTFLAVGAPLTTPAAQAATAAGRPPGGRTGSGCTVATT; this is encoded by the coding sequence ATGGCTCGGCTCCTGGTGGTCCACCACTCGCCCACCCGCTCCCTGCGGACGTTGACCGACGCGGTCGTCGCCGGCGCCGGCGACGAGGCGATCGAGGGGGTCGAGGTGGTGGTGCGGCCCGCGCTCGAGGCGACCGCCGAGGACGTGCTGGCCGCGGACGGCTACCTGCTCGGCACCAGCGCGAACTTCGGCTACATGAGCGGCGCGCTCAAGCACTTCTTCGACTCCACCTTCCTGGCCGTTGGGGCGCCCTTGACGACTCCGGCAGCGCAGGCGGCGACAGCGGCGGGGAGACCTCCGGGCGGCCGTACGGGCTCTGGGTGCACGGTCGCTACGACCTGA
- a CDS encoding septum formation family protein translates to MGLPRRAVMGVVAALTVALTGCSQQPQGSDVDPDQVDAVSAPENGVCRNLDPADVEMPANATEVVDCGQPHTAETFAVDELPAEFDDSEYTSKDLSSFAYRACTDAFMEHMKADESTVLRTILTWAWFRPSEKAWDEGARWYRCDVVGGRIEHQGESDEYRPLPETTAGLLAGRPEDRWMTCAAGPSVAEGTKVACNQRHDWRAVTTIKLGEPDDPYPGDEVAESRTRSYCQKSVEAWLNYPSVFDFGYTYFHEAEWDAGNRRSVCWAQTDE, encoded by the coding sequence ATGGGCCTGCCGCGACGCGCGGTGATGGGGGTGGTCGCGGCACTGACGGTGGCGCTCACCGGCTGCAGTCAGCAGCCGCAGGGCAGCGACGTGGACCCCGACCAGGTGGACGCGGTCAGCGCACCCGAGAACGGGGTCTGCCGCAACCTGGATCCGGCCGACGTCGAGATGCCCGCGAACGCCACCGAGGTGGTGGACTGCGGTCAGCCGCACACCGCCGAGACGTTCGCCGTCGACGAGCTGCCCGCCGAGTTCGACGACAGCGAGTACACCTCGAAGGACCTCAGCTCGTTCGCCTACCGGGCCTGCACGGACGCCTTCATGGAGCACATGAAGGCCGACGAGAGCACCGTGCTGCGGACCATCCTGACCTGGGCGTGGTTCCGGCCCTCGGAGAAGGCCTGGGACGAGGGCGCCCGCTGGTATCGGTGCGACGTCGTCGGCGGGCGCATCGAGCACCAGGGCGAGTCCGACGAGTACCGCCCGCTGCCGGAGACGACGGCGGGCCTGCTCGCCGGGCGGCCCGAGGACCGGTGGATGACCTGCGCCGCCGGGCCGTCGGTCGCCGAGGGGACCAAGGTCGCCTGCAACCAGCGCCACGACTGGCGCGCAGTGACCACGATCAAGCTCGGCGAGCCCGACGACCCCTACCCCGGCGACGAGGTGGCCGAGTCCCGGACCCGCTCCTACTGCCAGAAGTCCGTGGAGGCCTGGCTCAACTACCCCTCGGTCTTCGACTTCGGCTACACCTACTTCCACGAGGCCGAGTGGGACGCCGGCAACCGCCGGTCGGTGTGCTGGGCGCAGACCGATGAGTGA
- a CDS encoding septum formation family protein: MSDAAGRPERPRTTVAILTLLAGLLLVATGCSGDDEPGDEPESSPAVSPSAAPAPPAAPERGDCYRLRFRAAVAPTSEAAARDCAKAHTSETYAVGELDTVVDGHLLAVDSAAVQDQVAGTCPTGLGDFVGGTEDDLRLSMIRPVWFTPSVEASDLGADWYRCDAVVVNGSSSLVATTGSLAGILDRDDDREAVAMCGTAAPDDQQFTRVPCSEEHTWRAISVVTFPGGDYPGEAAARDRGAAPCEDAANQQAADPLDFEWGYEWPTAEQWEAGQTFGRCWAPTG, from the coding sequence ATGAGTGACGCCGCCGGCCGACCGGAACGCCCGCGGACGACCGTGGCGATCCTCACCCTGCTGGCCGGGCTGCTGCTCGTCGCGACCGGGTGCAGCGGGGACGACGAGCCGGGCGACGAGCCGGAGTCGAGCCCGGCCGTCTCCCCGTCCGCGGCTCCCGCCCCGCCGGCCGCTCCCGAGCGGGGCGACTGCTATCGACTCCGGTTCCGTGCCGCGGTCGCACCCACGTCCGAGGCGGCGGCGCGGGACTGCGCGAAGGCGCACACCTCGGAGACCTACGCCGTCGGTGAGCTGGACACCGTGGTCGACGGACACCTGCTGGCCGTGGACTCCGCTGCGGTGCAGGACCAGGTCGCCGGGACCTGCCCGACCGGCCTCGGCGACTTCGTCGGGGGCACCGAGGACGACCTCCGGCTGAGCATGATCCGCCCGGTCTGGTTCACCCCGTCCGTGGAGGCATCGGACCTGGGCGCGGACTGGTACCGCTGCGACGCGGTCGTGGTCAACGGCTCCTCCTCGCTGGTCGCCACCACCGGCAGCCTCGCCGGGATCCTGGACCGCGACGACGATCGCGAGGCGGTCGCGATGTGCGGCACCGCCGCGCCGGACGACCAGCAGTTCACCCGGGTGCCCTGCTCGGAGGAGCACACCTGGCGGGCGATCTCGGTGGTCACCTTCCCCGGCGGGGACTACCCCGGCGAGGCGGCCGCGCGCGACCGGGGCGCCGCGCCCTGCGAGGACGCCGCCAACCAGCAGGCCGCGGACCCGCTGGACTTCGAGTGGGGCTACGAGTGGCCCACCGCGGAGCAGTGGGAGGCCGGTCAGACCTTCGGCCGCTGCTGGGCGCCGACGGGCTGA
- a CDS encoding endo alpha-1,4 polygalactosaminidase, giving the protein MAPTPLGTGAEAGRTSGGGLRLGEWLLDLRTPRKRARLAAVVERWTDRCAADGFAAVEFDNLDSFTRSRGLLRRSHARAFARLIVADAHDAGLPAGQKNLAGFDGTTVGYDFAVSEECGQWRECAAYAEVYGDQVVAVEYRRNGFRRTCRTHGEQWPVVLRDRALAPDGRRRFC; this is encoded by the coding sequence GTGGCGCCGACACCACTGGGCACTGGTGCTGAAGCGGGACGGACGTCCGGTGGTGGACTCCGCCTGGGGGAGTGGCTGCTCGACCTGCGCACACCGCGCAAGCGTGCCCGGCTGGCCGCCGTCGTCGAGCGCTGGACCGACCGGTGCGCCGCCGACGGGTTCGCGGCCGTGGAGTTCGACAACCTCGACTCCTTCACCCGCAGCCGGGGCCTGCTGCGGCGCAGTCACGCCCGCGCCTTCGCGCGGCTGATCGTCGCCGACGCCCACGACGCGGGTCTTCCGGCGGGGCAGAAGAACCTGGCGGGCTTCGACGGCACCACCGTGGGCTACGACTTCGCGGTCAGCGAGGAGTGCGGCCAGTGGCGCGAGTGCGCCGCCTACGCGGAGGTGTACGGCGACCAGGTGGTCGCCGTGGAATACCGGCGCAACGGCTTCCGTCGTACCTGCCGGACCCATGGTGAGCAGTGGCCGGTGGTGCTGCGCGACCGTGCCCTCGCCCCCGACGGCCGCCGCCGCTTCTGCTGA